The DNA sequence TGCTTGGGCAATTACCGAATACTCAGCACAAACTCTTGCCGCACGCGATTTTATGAGTAAATTTATTCAACATTTTATGTCGGTAACTATGTTGTTTACGATGATAGCCGCTATAGGACCTTGGATTATACCTATAGAAATAATTCAAATGTTTTTACATTGTAAAATAGATTTTATAAAAAATAAAATGAATATTGCGTATAAACAGAAATTAGTTCCCGTAAAAAGACGTTTTTCGTATTTTCAACGTTTGTTTTATCAGAGCGAATATGCTGCGGATATCAAATCGACTTTAGTCGGTAAAAAGATAATGGATAAATATGACATTACTGAAAATGAAAATTTGGATATAGTTAAACGATACTCGAAAAAACAAGCACTTTACAGTATTTTGCATGAGACAACTTTTGCGTTAACGGAGTTTATTATTATTTGTTATATTGTCTATAATATTACGGTTGGAAATATCGCAGAAGTAGGACTTTATATAATGATGACACTCGCTTTTTACCGCGGGGACTCTAAACTTCGTGAACTTATTGATCTCATTACCGGTGCAGACGAATTGTCATTGAATGCGGAAAAACTCCGCGAATTTTTTGACATTGAATCCAAGATTGAATCTTGTACCGGCGGTAAGTTAGCTTCAGAAGAATCGGCTTTTTCGGTTGAACTAAAAGATGTGTCGTTTGCTTATGAGAATTCCGCTTTTTCGCTCTCTCATATAAATTTATCGATAAATCCGGGAGAAAAGATTGCTGTTGTAGGCGAAAATGGAGCGGGTAAATCTACACTTGTTAAATTACTGCTTAGGTTTTATGATGTTACGAATGGTGAAATATTTATAAACGGCAACCGAATAAGTGAGTATAATATTAAGGAATTGCGAAAAAAAATCGGTGTTGCTTTTCAAAAGCCTCTTGTTTATGCTATGTCGTTAGAAGAAAATATTTCGCTGTACGAAGATATTCCGATAAGCGATATAGAAGCAATATGCGAAAAACTGGAGCTTCTCTCTATTTTTAAAAAAAGCGGTGCAGGCCGCGAAACGGAGCTTACAAAGGAGTTTGATGCAGACGGTATTATGTTGTCGGGCGGAGAAATACAAAAAATAGCATTAGCCAGAATTATGTCGGGAAAATTCGGACTTCTTATTTTAGATGAACCGTCTTCGGCTCTAGATCCTCTAAGCGAATATAAAATGAATGAGCTTATTTTAGGCGAAGCAAATAAAACTACTACAATAATGATAGCTCATAGACTTTCTACAGTACGCGATGCAGATAAAATAGTCTTGGTAGAAAACGGAACCATACAGGAATATGGAACTCATGATGAACTTATTGAACTTAAAGGACGGTATTATGAGATGTTTACCAAACAGGCAGAAAATTATTTGGAATAAGCATTACAATGAATAAAAAAACTTTTTTTAAAAAGGAAAGCTTAAATAGACACTCAGGAGACAATAATGAAAAAAATATTAACAGTGCTTATGCTAATGCTCATTGTATCATGCCAAAAAAACAATGATACAAAAGAAGCTCTTACAATTCAAAATGAGGTACAAGACGAAAAACCACTATTTTCGAACATGAGTGACGGTGAAAGTATAAAAGAAGTTCAAGCTGTTTTGAATTCTCATTTGGAAAACAAAAATGCGGAAGCCTTTATACGGGGAGTTATCGACTATAATGAAACGATAGAAAAAACCGGCTTGACAAAGGGTTTTGAAAAAGAGCCTCCTGAATATGATGAGCAAAAAATAGACGAATTATGGAAATCTAAAAAAGGCAATTTTATCGGAACAAATTGCAGAATAAACGCCTTTATGCTTCTAAAGGATAATATTGAAATTAAAAAAGCCCCTATCGATGATGCTCTTTTGTTTATGGATAATGAAGCTATCTCCGTAGGGAAAATATTTAATGATAACGATACTGAAAGGTTTAAACAATTATTTTCAAGGGTAAAAACCGAAAATACAAAGGATATCCTCATTCATGCCCAAAAGATGAAAGAACATTTTGCAAACGTAGGTTTCGATAAAAATGCAAAAATGCTTTCGGTTGTTCTGCATGACAATTTGGACGGAGACTTTCTTTTTATAGGACACACGGGCGTATTGCTGCAAAACAATAACACTTTCCTGTTTGTAGAAAAGCTTTCTTTTTCCGAGCCATTTCAGGCCGTAAAATTTGCCAAAAAAGAAGATTGCTATAATTACCTCTTCTTAAAAT is a window from the Treponema denticola genome containing:
- a CDS encoding DUF4300 family protein — its product is MKKILTVLMLMLIVSCQKNNDTKEALTIQNEVQDEKPLFSNMSDGESIKEVQAVLNSHLENKNAEAFIRGVIDYNETIEKTGLTKGFEKEPPEYDEQKIDELWKSKKGNFIGTNCRINAFMLLKDNIEIKKAPIDDALLFMDNEAISVGKIFNDNDTERFKQLFSRVKTENTKDILIHAQKMKEHFANVGFDKNAKMLSVVLHDNLDGDFLFIGHTGVLLQNNNTFLFVEKLSFSEPFQAVKFAKKEDCYNYLFLKYKHYQDEDTAKPFIMENNELIELELYKEIF
- a CDS encoding ABC transporter ATP-binding protein gives rise to the protein MKHFGKRLKNIFWLCRPYRKYARVYFFVILLTSALLEPIDDFFYVYFPKEIVDLLAVGKSFWYVAIFSAIVCGILFIKNMTPKVLYPYFQRKSKEVELKIKRDIYKKALSIDYRYIDNPEYYNKYAWAITEYSAQTLAARDFMSKFIQHFMSVTMLFTMIAAIGPWIIPIEIIQMFLHCKIDFIKNKMNIAYKQKLVPVKRRFSYFQRLFYQSEYAADIKSTLVGKKIMDKYDITENENLDIVKRYSKKQALYSILHETTFALTEFIIICYIVYNITVGNIAEVGLYIMMTLAFYRGDSKLRELIDLITGADELSLNAEKLREFFDIESKIESCTGGKLASEESAFSVELKDVSFAYENSAFSLSHINLSINPGEKIAVVGENGAGKSTLVKLLLRFYDVTNGEIFINGNRISEYNIKELRKKIGVAFQKPLVYAMSLEENISLYEDIPISDIEAICEKLELLSIFKKSGAGRETELTKEFDADGIMLSGGEIQKIALARIMSGKFGLLILDEPSSALDPLSEYKMNELILGEANKTTTIMIAHRLSTVRDADKIVLVENGTIQEYGTHDELIELKGRYYEMFTKQAENYLE